The genomic stretch atattccaTTATTCCACTGTCAATTTGAGACCTAATAGTACTATAAATTCTATGGTAATACATTATGGCATCCCTCAAGTAGTTTAATAAATTATGACCATGATCCAATTAGAGAtacttattattatattatatatggtGCCATTTGGATTACTTGGATGCTTACTTCTTTAATTTAGTTCTTTCACAGCTATCTTAGTCAATTAGATTCTTAACTTGTGGAGAGTGCAAATTTAAGCCATAAATTAGAAAAGTTTTATTTATAACACCATTCCAACTAAAGTTGGCCTTTGCTTCCTTTAGCAGGTATGTGATTTTATCCTGTcctactaatatatatatatatatatataatatacttatttaaaatataaaattaaagctTATGAAACTATCATCATATAAAAGTAATATCTCATACAAAAAAAGTACATAGTTATATTTAATTTCTACTAGAACTATCATTGACCATTTATgttaaaaacgaaaaaaaaatctgattttataattttaaaacacataaatttttaattaattaaaaatataaaaatatcttttatttttaaagagtaagatatttaaatttgtcgatttaaaatatataaagacaaataaatctttaaaaaaaattaaatatcttaCCTTTTAAATAATAAGagatgtttttatatttttaattaataaaaaatttatttatctttaaaatagaaaaccaaaaatttatttatcgtTTTCTCTGTACACCGAGATAGATAATTTGAAGCATGTGAATAAAGCGATTGCTCAATATATGTTATTGAGTCATGCATGCTACATGAATACGGAATTTTTAACTTATCAACTGCtattttagaattaattattgaattattacattttaaaatatatgaCTCAATTGTTATCTTTTTATCATGGtagtaatatattttaaaataatcataatttgataataaatttttaaaacagtaacaaataaatgaaaagatgtgaatacaaaaattaattaacaataattggtcaataaaatagaataaaaaattttaaaaaataaaataatatataaatatattttctcTAGTTTCTCACAATGACTTGAATACTACTTGTTTATTTGAGTACTGTTTGAATATTTTGTTTATCTAATACGATACTCCACTTTATTGTGTTAAATTCcctaaaataagaaaaatagacCCATGGTAAAAAGCCAGAAATCAACTAAGAATAGACCCAAAATTTCAAGGAGGTTTTCACTCTTTTCAAAGTTGCACATTTGCTTATTCAAAAAGTTAGTTGCCGATAATAACAATCTGAAGTataaaacatatttaaaatatgtgCATATGAATGacttttttattagttttaaattttttatctagAAAAGTCATCACTAATAAAAAGATGAAGCTTTAGATGGACCCCCTCATCACAGAGTATAGCCCTCACCATAGAATATGGAAGACGCAGGTAAAATAATTACTCGAAGATCCTCAAGACCTCAACCTATTTCATTTTGCTTATAAATTCTGTACCAATAAATGTGTTACTTATACACATCTTTACAAATTTCACATTGGAAAACCAAAATCGTGGccaaataataattaaaaaaaaaaacaaaagaataaatACAAAAGAACCATTTAAGTTGGGTTCATAGAAAGCTCAGTTAAACCGGTAAATGGTGTATTTCTGATGTTGCTGATGGGGCAGTCAGAACTGGTGGTGCAGCTGCTGGAGCAGCCGATGAACTTCCGCCGGCGGCGCTATTAGCCACCCGTGGTGACTTCATTGACGACGCCCTAACGAGAAACGGTGGCGCCATAGTGAAAATCCATCGGTCCGACTTAAAAACCCGGTCTAACCGCCTTGTAGACCGGCCCCTACTACTTCCTTCTCCGCCCCCAGTTCGGTAACCCCTCTTTGAGCTCCCTTCTCTCGGCAAAATAACCAAGCTCCTCGCTCGGTTCAACTGAGGTTCTAGAATCTTCTTCCTCACGTCCAAAGGCAATCTTAAAGTGAACCGCTCTGTGTCCTCACCTGGTTGGACCAGCGAATGCCCGGTCGAATGTGATCTCGGAAACCTCCTCGGCCTCCCCGACCGGGAACCCCTGGTGCGGTTCAAATTCAACGCCTGGTTCATATTCAAACACAATACTTCCCGATCATCAACACTTACCCTTTCATTCTTATTACTCTCCAGATTCTCACTTTCTTGCTCCACAGCAACTACGACGTCGCTTTGGTTCCGCGATTCCAAATTGCGCGGCGAGGACAACTGGTCGTTTGCCAACTCTGAAATCACGACGGCGGCGGCGCCGCGTACGGAGTCTCCCGGTTGTGGGAGGAGGTCGGCTCTGCAAACCGGACACGTGGTGTGAGACTCGAGCCACTCGTCGATACACTCAGGGTGGAATACGTGGTCGCATTTGGGAATCAAACGCAGCGTTTCAGTGTCTTCAAACTCGTTGAGGCACACTGCGCATTCGAGTGCTCCCTTTCCAATCTTGTGGATTTTTACGACTGAGTACTCTAAGGTTGGGAACGAGTGGATGACGGCAGGGTCGAGACCTCGTGGACCGCGGCGGGATCTGCCGGTGGCGACAAGGTGGCGGATGCTGACGGAAGGAGAGTCGGAGCAGTGGCGGATGTAGATGGAGAAGAATCCCATGAGGAAGAGTGCGGAGACGAGGATTACAACTATGATCGCCATGGAAGGGCTGAAACGGTTGTAGTAAGAGTTGTTTTGGTTGTTGTTATCGGATTGTGCTCCGATGAAgggaaagaagagaaggaggtGAAAGAGAAAGGAGGAGAGAAGGATAATTCTGTCATTTGGACAGTTATGCAAAACGGAGGTCATGGTGGTGTTGTTCTTGGTCACTGAACAACGTTGCGTTGAGTTGCagagaatagaagaaagaaaataagggTGTGAAGAGTGAAGGGGGTTTAGCTTATAAATGGAAAAAGTGGGAATTGCTGCCACTTGTTGAGGAACGGAAGGTAAGAATGAAGCTGAGGGTTTGTATGTTTGATTGAAATCTAATTAAGTGATTTAAAGTTGTGGTCAGAGACGGTGTACTACGTGGACTAACTTAATGCCGCCGAAGCTTCCATAGAAAATTTTTGGGGGACCAACTCTATTAAGAAGGAAATTAATTAGGAGGGCAGTTAATTAATCCCactaaccaaaaaaaaaaaaaatacctcaACCCAAAAGTCtcactaattttattttgaaattatttaaataaagatGTTTATTTCATCTTTtgttaaagatatttttatattatattttaattaatttttatataatttatttgttattcttcatcatatattattaaattcttttaaaaatttttttaaaaacaacaaaaaaatatttagattagactaaaaccaaaaaaataataaattaactattagattttttttgaaattatttatataaaaaaatatatcacacttatcaatcaatcaaaatatatatatatatatatatatatatatatatatatatatgttacggtaggtaaccggagattaatacaACGAATGGCGTTTAGCGGCCCAAGTGTATGATGGAGGAGGAATCCGGGTAGGTCCGCAACTCGAggggctccgtccgacttgtgctcgcgtgtgaatggggggtggtacctgcaaggacactccgatgcctaagttagcaagggtgtaagcaggtcttagagagtattggacttagggatacctgaggggtgtcagtgtatttatagtggtgagccaataaccaccgttggagtagtgccgtatctttagggtgttaaccgtccctattatcttggggaggttaagatatggctttaagaagcggttagagagatttcaggggcggttactcatttgaatgaatatttatctgccagctaatctcacaaccgacttcttcgtactaagtcgtggttgacaccgacctcttgagtggaggtgggtgctttgctaggcttaatctattggatcaggcctttcgattggacctgggcccttaacattgggccagggtatgaacagtgcccctacttgagcccaagatcctTTCAAggtttgggttcaagtatttaactcgggttcgtagctgactttcacgggttttgaaaccgacgtgattttcgcgaccttttgtttctgacagttacgtcaattcaagcgtcgtgtccgttgagggatcatttagggattgaggactttggtaacggtgcagtctcattaatgactgcctcgtttttaccattatgccccttagcctatttataaatgctttccctctctttccattttccgtttctgcGATCTTTCAAACTTCTCCTTATCCTGTTCGTGCTGCATCCTTGCGTTCAAAAGATTTCTGTTCTTCTCCAACCTTCAttttcggataaaggttagttttgcttttttcatGTCATGCCCtatgtttgcatgttttgttttgcGAGTAGATAGGTTGACCTGTAGATTCTAGTTTCGAATCTTTCTCCTTAGAGGCcgtgttttttgatttttccttttcttttttcccttttgtaggtttctgccacttttctttatataaaaaatggcttccGTAGACGTTCTTTCTCAGTGGGTAGATGTTACGGTCCTTGGGGAGAAACCGTTGGTTGACGCTGAGTTCAtcactcatcttcgtactcatcaCAGGCTCTGTACTTCAGAGGAGGACGAGCCCAAATATGAACTAataatcccgggtcctgaagaccgggtctgttttgggagagaaaatgaggcggcccctcattttttctttatgtatgagtgtatgatcacccgcttgggtgtttttcttcctttctcagaTTTCGAAATATCTGTTTTGCGCCACTGTAgagttgcccctactcaacttcacccc from Arachis stenosperma cultivar V10309 chromosome 9, arast.V10309.gnm1.PFL2, whole genome shotgun sequence encodes the following:
- the LOC130950699 gene encoding E3 ubiquitin-protein ligase ATL6-like — translated: MTSVLHNCPNDRIILLSSFLFHLLLFFPFIGAQSDNNNQNNSYYNRFSPSMAIIVVILVSALFLMGFFSIYIRHCSDSPSVSIRHLVATGRSRRGPRGLDPAVIHSFPTLEYSVVKIHKIGKGALECAVCLNEFEDTETLRLIPKCDHVFHPECIDEWLESHTTCPVCRADLLPQPGDSVRGAAAVVISELANDQLSSPRNLESRNQSDVVVAVEQESENLESNKNERVSVDDREVLCLNMNQALNLNRTRGSRSGRPRRFPRSHSTGHSLVQPGEDTERFTLRLPLDVRKKILEPQLNRARSLVILPREGSSKRGYRTGGGEGSSRGRSTRRLDRVFKSDRWIFTMAPPFLVRASSMKSPRVANSAAGGSSSAAPAAAPPVLTAPSATSEIHHLPV